GCTGGTCATCACCGATTCGATCGAGCCGACCGACAAGGTGAAATCCGCCTCGAACATCCGCATCGTGCCGACGGCGCCGATGTTCGCCCAGGCGATCCTGAACATCTGGAACGGCACCTCAGTCAGCTCGCTCTTCGAGATCGAGACCCTGGGGCCGATCTACGAAGGTCTCTACACCGGCGCCTGAGCCGGCCGCCGGTGCGGTGTCAGACCCCGGCCGCAAGGTCCGGGGTCTTTTTCATGGGCTCACAGGAAGCGCGGGAACTCGATCTTGGGGCAGCGGTCCTCGATCACCGTCAGCCCGCGGGCGCGGGCCCAATTCGCCGCCTGCGGATGACTGATTCCCAGCTGCATCCAGACCGTGCGCAGGCGCGGCAGATGCGCCATGGCCTGCTCCACGACTCCCGGCACCGCCTCGGCGCGGCGGAAGATGTCGACCATGTCCACGCCCGCCTCGGGCGGAATCGAGGCCAGGTCGGGATAGACATGCTCGTCCAGCATCATGCTGCCGGCATGGCCGGGATTGACCGGAATCACGCGAAAACCCTGCGATTTCAAATAGCGCGCCACGCCCCAGGACGGCCTTGCCTCATTCGGCGACAGGCCGATGATGGCGATGCAGCGGGTCGAGCGGGCGATACGCGCGATGTCGTCATCGGCCGGCGATGAGCCGATGTCGCGAAGAATAGCCAGGTTCATCTGATCCTCCCCCAGATCTCAACTTAGAGTGGCACGTAAAAAGCGCCCGGTCCAGTGTTCTGGCCGGGCGCAAGTCGCGGAACGAGGGACAGTGATCTGAACAAGACCGTTCCGTGGTCAAGTTCCCTAAATAAATGGGAACCGTGGCCAAAAAGTTCCACCCTGTTCACGAAAAAGTGAGAAACTCACGGATTCATCCGGGCCCAGAAGGCCTTGGCGCGCATCAGCACCTGCTGCGGATCGGCCAGAAGCCGCGCGCGCGCGCGTTCCGAGCGCAGGAAATAGGTGCGCTGGCCGATCACCACGAAATACCGCGGATTGCCGGGTTCCGAGCGGCCCTCGGACAGGGCGACGACGCAAAGCCCGCCCAGCCCCGGCGCATAGGCGCCCGGATTCGCCTCGAAAAGATTGCGGTTCTGCTCGCTGGCGAAATGCCAGGCCTTGCCGCGCCACAGCGTCACTAGGTCGCTGCGCCCCGGCACCGCCGCATTGTCGGTGCCATAGGACACCGGATCCATGCCGTCCAATGCCCAATTCTGCGCCAATGCCGGCGAAACGGGCAGAAGAAGCAGGAGGCTGGTCAGCAGGGCGCGAATCATCATGGGCACGGGCGATGGGGAAGATGCCTAGGATCTGGCAAATCGCCCGGCGATTCTCAACCGAGGCGGCGATTTTCTAGCGTCGATGTGATCCCGATGCCGCGCGCCGTGCTCAGCCGCGTGAGACCGCGTAAAGCGCCACCGCCGCCGCGTTCGAGACATTGAGCGAGCCGAAATCCGCCGCGAAGGGGATGCGGGCGATGCGGTCGCAGGTCTCGCGCGTGCGGTCGCGCAAACCGGGGCCCTCGGCGCCCAACACCAGGCACAGCGGCCGGCCCGCGACCTGTGCCAAGGCGTCGGGCAGGATCTCCTCGCCGGTGCCGTCGAGGCCGATCACCACATAGCCCATGCCCTGCAATTCGATCAGCGCATCGGCCAGGTTGGTGACGCGCAGATAGGGCTGGCGCTCGAGCGCGCCCGAGGCGGTCTTGGCCAGCGCGCCGGTCTCGGGGGCGCTGTGGCGGGCAGGGGCGAGGACGGCGCGGGCGCCGAAGACCTCGGCCGAGCGCAGGATGGCGCCGACGTTATGCGGATCGGTGACGCGGTCCAGCGCCACCAGCAGCGGCTTGCCGGGCCCCGACAGCGCCAGCTCGGTCAGGCTGCCCCATTTCAGCGGCTTCACCTCCAGCGCGGCGCCCTGGTGCACGCTTTCGGGCGGCAGCGGCACATGGCGGTCGAAGGTTCGGGCGTCGGTGATCTCGGGCTCGATGCCGGGGGGCAGGGCGCCCAGCCGGTCCAGCGCGTTCTGGGTCACCACGAGCCGCAGCTTTTCCCGCGCCGGATTGGCCAGCGCATCGCGCACCGCGTGCAGGCCGAACAGCCAGACGGTTTCCGCCGCCGCGGCGCGCCGGGCGCGCTCCTTGTCGATGACCCAGGTGGGTTTCTTGGTTTTCTGCGGTTTCTCGGCCATGACGCACCTATCCTTGGGCTTCTGGTAGCGCAGAAATCGCCGGGGATTGCAAGTTTCGCGGCGGTTTGCGGGCGGCGCGGATTTTTCCGGCGCTGACCGCTTGACGCCCGTGGCGCGGGCGGCTAATCACCCCTCCACACGCCGGAAGCGTTCGGCGGGCGACGTGCTGCAAGGTGCGGCAGCGGACTGTAACTCCGCCGGGGAGACCCATGCCTGGTTCGATTCCAGGGTCGCCCACCACTTCTTCTGAAAACTGAACGAAATCAACAAAGTGGTGTTCCGCATTCGCGCGATGCGGCAGCATGCAAATCAATGGGTTATGACGCAGGTGTCCCGTAGCTCCGGGCCTCGCCTGCGCAAAAGAAAACCGCCGGGGGCGCTGGCACTCCATCCGACGGCACTGTCAAAGGTCTTCTGACAAAAGAATATGTCACGGCTTCCCGCCGCGCCTCGGGCATCCGGTGCTCCAAGGGAACGATCCAGCGGCATACCGAGCTTGGCGAAACCATCGTCAAGCGCACGATCAACGAGTTCCTGAGCGAAGGCATCCTGATCGAGACCGGCCGCCGCGCCTGCAAGAACGGTTTTACCGTCGTCTATCGCATTTCCCGTGCCGCTGTCCGCACCCTGGAGGGCATTGCCGAACCCGATGGTGAGACGGGGTCCACAGAGGACGGGCGTGGGACGTGATCGTCTTCGCCAAGGCCGATGCGGTGCGGAACCTTCCTCTTCAGGCAGCTTTGCCATTTTGCGAAGACAATGAGATGGTGCGCCGGGACCGCCTGGTGACTGTCGCGGGGAGGGGTGCGATGACACGGCTTTATCGCGGCATGGACCGCGCGGCGCTGGACCGCGCCTATGACAACAGCGGCCATGTGGCGGATTTTCCCGGGCTGATCCGCGACTTCCAGACCCGCAGCCAGGCGATGCGGGCCGGGCACGGCGGGCGCTACGACCTGCGCTATGGCAAGGGTGCGCGGGAACGGTTCGACTGGCTGCCCTGCGGACGCGCCGAGGCGCCGGTCTTCGTCTTTGTCCATGGCGGCTATTGGCAAAGCTGCGACAAGGAGGATTTCACCTTCATCGCCGCCGGCCCGCTGGCGCATGGCTGGAACGTGGTGCTGGCGGAATATGCGCTGGCGCCCGCCGCCTCGATGACCGGCATCGTCAAGCAGGTCGGCCGGCTGCTGGACCATCTGGCCGGGCAGTCCGAGCTGGGCACGGGACCCATGTGCCTGGCCGGCCATTCCGCCGGCGGCCATCTGGCGGCGCTTCATCGCGGGCATCCGGCGGTGGGCTCGGTGCTGGCGATGAGCGGGCTCTACGATCTCGAGCCGATCAGCCTGTGCGGCTGGAATGATCCGCTGCAGCTGACCGAGGCCGAGATCGACCGCTTCAGCCCGCAACGCCGGATCGGTCCCGGCGCGCCGATGCTGGTCGCAGCCGGTGCCGATGAGCGGCCGGAGCTGCTGCGCCAGTCACGCGATTATGCCGCCGCTTGCCGGCAAGCCGGCGAACCGGCCGAGCTGCTGCTGGTGGCGGGGCGCAACCATTTCGATGTGCTGGATGACCTCGCCGATCCCGAGGGCGCGCAGCTGACTGCATTGGCGGCGCTCGGCGGCTAGAGGGCGTCTTTCATTCAAGCGTTCCAAGCCATTGCGCAGGCGAGGTCGACAAACGCCTTGAATGAGGCGACGGTCCTCTCGCATCGCAGGGCTATGCGCCGGAAGCATCTGAGCTTGTTGAAGAAACACTCCACGAGGTGACGTTCCTCGTAGAGTGCCCGGTCCAGCGGCGTACTCCCGGCGCGGCTGCGGTTGCGCTTGATCCGGACGGCGGCCCGCAGGTCGTCGTTCAAGATCGCCTCCGGTTTCCGATCTTGAATCAGCACGCCGACAACATGGAAATCCTTGAATGAAGACACCCTCTAGGCCGGGCGCATCTGGCCGGCGAGGATCACCACCGCGCCCAGGATGCACAGCCCGCCGCCCAGAAGGTCCCAGCGGCTCGGCGCTTGGCCCTCGGTCAGCCACAGCCAGCCGAGCGACGAGGCCACATAGATCCCGCCATAGGCGGCATAGGCGCGGCCGGCGAAATCGACCTGCACCCGGGTCAGCAGCCAGGCGAACAGCGCCAGCGCGACCATGCCCGGCACCAGCCACCAGGCCGAGCGGCCCAGCCGCAGCCAGGCCCAGAAGGCGAAGCAGCCGGCGATCTCGGCCAGCGCCGCCAGCCCGTAGACGGCCAGCGGCGCGGCCAGGGTCACAGGTCCAGTTCCTCGGCGTCGGCGAATTGCGCGTTTTCCTGGATGAACTGGAAGCGCAACTCGGGCTTCTTGCCCATCAGCCGCTCGACCAGGTCCGAGGTCTCGCCGCCCTCTTCCTCGTCGATCGAGACCCGGATCAGCTTGCGCGTCCTGGGGTTCATCGTCGTGTCCTTCAGGTCCTTGGCATCCATCTCGCCCAGGCCCTTGAAGCGTTGCACGTCGATCTTGCCCTTGCCGCCCAGGCCCTTGGCGAGCATCGCCTCTTTCTCGGCATCGTCGGCGACATAGACGCGATGCGCCCCCTGGGTCAGCCGGTAAAGCGGCGGACAGGCCAGATACAGGTGGCCCTTGTCGATCAGGGGCCGCATCTGGGTGAAGAAGAAGGTCATCAGCAGCGACGCGATATGGGCGCCGTCCACATCCGCATCGGTCATGATGATGATCTTGTCATAGCGCAGGTCGTCCACGTTGAACTTGCTGCCCATGCCGACGCCGAGCGCCTGGCACAGGTCGCTGATCTCCTGGTTCGAGCCCAGCTTGGAACTGGCCGCGCCCAGCACGTTCAGGATCTTGCCGCGCAGGGGTAGCAGCGCCTGGGTCTGGCGCTCGCGCGCCATCTTGGCGCTGCCGCCGGCCGAGTCGCCCTCGACGATGAAAAGCTCGGTGCCCTCGCGGTTCGCGTTCGAACAATCGACCAGCTTGCCCGGCAGGCGCAGCTTCTTGGTCGCCGACTTGCGGGCGGTTTCCTTTTCCTGGCGGCGGCGCAGCCGCTCCTCGGCCCGCAGCACCAGGAAATCCAGGATCGCGCCGGCGGATTTCGTATCCGCCGCCAGCCAGTTGTCGAAATGGTCGCGCACGGCGCCCTCGACCAGCCGGGCGGCCTCGACCGTGGCCAGGCGGTCCTTGGTCTGGCCGACGAATTCCGGCTCGCGGATGAAGCAACTGACCAGCGCGCAGCCGCCGGTCAGCAGGTCGTCGCGGGTGATCTGCGCCGCCTTCTTGTTGCTGACCCGCTCGCCATAGGCGCGGATGCCGCGCAGGATCGCCGACCAGAAGCCGGCCTCATGCGTGCCGCCCTCGGGCGTGGGCACGGTGTTGCAATAGCTCTGGATGAAACCGTCGCGCGAGGGCGTCCAGTTGATCGCCCAGTCCACCTTGCCGGGGACGTTGAACTTTTCCTTGAAATCGACGCTGCCGGCGAAGGGCCGGTCGGCATAGCTGGAGGCGCCGGTGAGCTGCTCGTTCAGGTAGTCGGCCAGCCCGCCGGGGAAGTGGAAGATGGCCTCCTGCGGCGTCTCGCCGTCGTCGATCTCGGACTTCCAGCGGATCTCGACGCCCGAGAACAGATAGGCCTTGGACTTCACCATGCGGATCAGCCGCGCCGGCTTGAAGCGGTGATGGCCGAAGATCTGCTCGTCGGCGTGGAAGGTCACGGTGGTGCCGCGCCGGTTCGGGGCGGCGCCGACCTTTTCCACCGGCCCCAGCGGGATGCCGCGCGAGAAACTCTGCTGGAACAGTTCCTTGTTGCGGGCGACCTGCACCACCATGCTGTCCGACAGCGCGTTGACGACCGAGGCGCCGACGCCGTGCAAGCCCCCCGAGGTCTGATAGGCATCGCCCGAGAACTTGCCACCGGCATGCAGCGTGCACAGGATCACCTCCAGCGCCGACTTGCCGGGGAATTTCGGATGCGGGTCGATCGGGATGCCGCGGCCGTTGTCGCGGATCACCACGCTGAAATCGGCCAGCAGCTCGACCTCGATGCGGCTGGCATGGCCGGCCACCGCCTCGTCCATCGAGTTGTCGAGGATCTCGGCCACCAGGTGGTGCAGCGCGCGTTCATCGGTGCCGCCGATATACATGCCCGGGCGCTTGCGGACGGGTTCCAGCCCTTCCAGCACCTCGATGGACGCGGCGGAATAGCTGTCAATCGCCTTGTCCGAGGCCGGGAAAAGATCGTCTGCCATGGCACCTGCTCGTCTTGCTCTTTGGGCCGGGGTTATCTCATGGCGCGGCGGGGCGGGGCAAGGGCAAGTGTCGGCCGGGCCCTCCGCGCCGGCGGCGCCTGGTCAAATGTGACAAGAACCTGCGACAACTTGATGCGTGTCAAGGCGCCCCACCCGGGGCTATGTCACAATTCCTTCGTTGAGTGGTAACGGAGGAGCGCGCGCATGGATGGTATCACGGTCAAGAGGGAAACGCCCGACGCCTCCGGGGTTGGCGAGTCGGCAGCGACGGTGGTCGGAGAGGCGAAAGTCATGCCCCCGGCCGCCGCCGCTGTCCCCGATGCGGCGGCCGGCGTGGAGCCGGCCGCCGATGGCAATGGCGAGGGGCAGGGGCCCAGAAGCTTTCCCAGGGTCGACCCGGATGCGATCCGCCTGGCCTTCGAGACCGGGCGCTATCCCTATCCGCGCCGCATGGGCCGCGCGGCCTATGAGCGGGAAAAGGCGCTCTTGCAGGCCGAATTGCTGAAGGTGCAGATCTGGGCGCAGGAGACCGGGCAGAAATTCGTCATCCTGTTCGAGGGCCGCGACGCCGCCGGCAAGGGCGGCACGATCAAGCGCTTCATGGAACACCTGAACCCGCGTTTCGCCCGCGTGGTGGCGCTGAACAAGCCCTCGGAGGTCGAGCGCGGCCAGTGGTTCTTCCAGCGCTACATCCAGCACCTGCCCACCGCGGGCGAAATGGTGTTCTACGACCGCAGCTGGTACAACCGCGCCGGCGTCGAGCGGGTGATGGGCTTCTGCTCGCCCACCGAATACCTGGAGTTCATGCGCCAGGCCCCGGAATACGAGCGGATGCTGGTCCGGGCCGGGGTGCGGCTTTACAAGTACTGGTTCTCGGTCACCCGCGACGAGCAGCGCCGCCGCTTCAAGGAACGCGAGACCGACCCGCTGAAACGCTGGAAGCTGTCGCCCATCGACCTGGCCAGCCTCGACAAATGGGACGAATACACCGAGGCGAAGGAGGCGATGTTCTTCTATACCGACACCGCCGACGCGCCCTGGATCATCGTCAAGTCGAACGACAAGAAGCGCGCGCGGCTGAATTGCATGCGGCATTTCCTGTCGACGCTGGACTATCCCGACAAGGACCCCGGGATCGTGACGCCGCCCGACCCGCTGATCGTCGGCCATGCCGGGCATGTGATCCACCAGTCCGAGCATATCCTGGGCGCCTCGCTGCATCCCGACCACCGGCGCGCGGCCAAGGGCGCGGCGCCGGGCGCGCAGGCGGCCGGCTAGGGCAGCCCCAGGCTATTCGGGTTCGGCCAGCCGCTCCTGCCACATCTTCTGGAAGGCCGGCCGGGCCTGGCAATCATCCAGCCAGGCTTGCGCGGCTGGGAACTGCTCGATCAGCGCGCCATAGCCCTGAGCATAGCGCAGGATCTCGGCCACGTTCAGGTCGGCCACGGTGAAGCGGCCGCCGACCAGGTGGCCGTGCCGCGCCAGATGCGCGTCCAGCACCGCCAGCGGCCGCACCAGCCGCTCGGCCGCATGGCCGACGGCGGCCTGCGCCGCGCCCGGCTGGGCCTGGCCGGGGCGGTGGTTGAACAGGATCGCCAGCGCGTCCGGCTCGATCATGGTGGCGGCGTAGAAGCTCCATTGCAGCATCAGCGCATCCTCGACCATGTCGGCGGGGCCGAAGGGCTGGCCGTGCTTGCGCGCCAGGTGCAGCGTGCAGGCCAGCGATTCGGACAGCACCAGGTCGCCGTCCTGGATCACCGGGACGGCCCCGGCGGGCGACAGCTTCAGGAAGCTCTCCGAGCGGGTGTTGAGCGGCGCCCCGGGCGCCCCGGCATCCTCCAGCCGATAGGCCTGGATCACCGGCACCTGCTTGAACGGCAGGCCCAGCTCGTGACACAGCCAGATGATGCGCGAGGCGCGCGAGCGGGTGACGCCATAGACGGTCAGCATGGTTCTCTCCCGTGATGCCTGGGCGCAGGTTAGGCCCGCTTACAGCACCTGGGCAAGATAGCGCATCATGTTGCCGCCCATGACCTTGGCGATCTGCTCGTCGCTCAGGCCCGCATCCATCAGCGCCTGGGTCAGCGCCGCCAGATGCGCCACGTCGAAGGGCGCATCGACCGAACCGTCGTAATCCGAGCCCAGCGAGACCGCGTCCTCGCCCACCAGCGCGATGGCGGCCTGGATCGAGGCGGCGATGTCGGCCGGTGTCCTGCCGCAGTTCACATCCGCCCAGAAGCCGATGCCGATCACGCCGCCCTTGCGGGCGATGGCCTGCACCAGCTCATCGGGCAGGTTGCGCGGGCTGGCGCATTGGCCGTGGATGCCGGTATGGGACAGGATCGGCCGGGTGCCGGGAATGGCCAGCACGTCGCGCACCAGCTGCGGGCTGGCGTGCGCCAGGTCGACGATCATGCGCTTGGCCATCATCTCGGCCACCACCTCGCGGCCGAAATCCGACAGGCCCGATTCCGCCCCGCCCTCGCCATGCAGGCTGCCGCCCAGTTCGTTGTCGAAGAAATGCGTCAGCCCGACCAGCCGGAAGCCGGCGCCGTAAAGCACCTGCAAATTGGCGATATTGCCCTCCAGCGGATGGCCGCCCTCGGTGCCCAGCAGGGCGCCGACGGTATGGGCGCCATTCTGCCGCGCCTCCAGCAGCACCTGCAGATCCTCGGCCGAGCGGATCAGCATCAAGGCCTCCGGCGCGCGCTCGGCGGCGCGGCGCAGGGCCGCGGCCTGGACCAGCGCGCGCTCCTTCAGGCTGAACCAAGCCGAGAAGGGCCGCAGCTGGCCGATGAACAGCGGCGTGATATTGTCGGGCGCCTCGGCGGAATTCCGGCTGTAGTTCTGGCCGCGCGGGCTCTTGGTGACGGTGGTGAAGACCTGGACCGCGACATTGCCCAGGGCCAGCCGGGGCACGTCGACATGACCCCGCCCGGCCCGGTCCAGCAGGTCGCGGTCCCACAGCAGCGCGTCCGAATGCCAGTCGCCGATGACCAGCCGCCGATGCAGCGCCTCGGCCTCGGGCGAGACCGGCCAGCCCGCCTCGGGCATGGTCACCGGGTTCAGCCGCCGCTCGACGAAACCCGGCCCCCAGATCGCCACGCCCGCCGCGGCCAGCACGACCAGCACCGCCAGTCCCATGAAGATGCGCCGGATCATGCCGCCCCCATTCCGTTTCCGCCAACCATAGGCCGCACCCCGGCCCAAGGCGACGAAAATCCGCCCGGCTTCTTTCTTGCACAAATATCCTCGGGGGGTCCGGGGGGCGAAGCGCCCCCGGCTCGCGCGGCCCGGGAACCCGCCCCCCCGGTAACGGCGTTTGCGAAAGACCCGCGCAACGCGGGCAGGGGACAGTCGCCATGTTTGACGAGATGCAGCGCATTCTCATGGCGAACAGGACATGCGCTTCGCGCTCGAGGTCCTGTTCCGCACCACCATCGTCTATTTCTACACGCTGATGCTGATGCGCTGGCTGGGCGGGCGCACGGTGGCACAGCTTTCCATCGTCGAATTCCTGCTGGTGATCGCCATCGGCTCGGCGGTGGGCGATTCGCTCTTCTACCCCGAGGTGCCGATGCTGCCGGCGATGTTCGCGATCCTGATCGTCTCGATCTACAACAAGCTCATCGACAAGGCGATGCTGTGAGCCACTCCCCATCTCTTGGACAGTTTCCGGGATGATTTAAGCTACTCTCTGCCCCTGCTGATCGGTTTCGATCTGGTTGAAGTAGACCACGGCGGGCGGCTGTCCGCCATGGGCGGCGTGGGGCCGCTGGTGGTTGTAGAAGGTGATCCATCGGCCAACGCCCGCCTTCGCCTGCGAGCCGGTCTCCCAGGCGTGCAGATAGACGCACTCATACTTCAGGGACCGCCAAAGGCGCTCGATGAAGATGTTGTCGAGACACCGGCCCTTGCCGTCCATCGAGATCCGGGTGCCGATCCGTTTCAGCCGGTCGGTCCAGGCGAAGGACGTGAACTGCGAGCCCTGATCGGTGTTCATGATCTCGGGCGGGCCGAAGCGGTGGACCGCCTCGTTCAGCGCCTCGACGCAGAAGTCGGCTTCGAGCGTGTTCGAGATGCGCCAGGCCAGCACCTTGCGGGTGAACCAGTCCATGATGGCGACCAGGTAGAGGAAGCCTCGTCGCATCGGCAGATAGGTGATGTCGGCACACCAGGCATGGTTGTGCCGATCGACCCGCAGGCCACCCAGCAGATAGGGGTAGGTCTTGTGCCCCTTCGCAGGCTTGCTGGTGTTGGGCTTCTGGTAGATCGGCATCAGACGCATGAGCCGCATCAGCCGCCGGATGCGCTTCATGTTCACTGGGTGCCCTTCGTTCTGCAGGTGCCAGGTCATCTGCTGGACGCCGTAGAAGGGGGTTTCCAGGAACTGACGGTCGATCAGCCGCATGAGCGCCAGGTTCATCTCGGTCTCGCCCTGCGGTGCGTAGTAGAACGACGACCGCGAGATCGACAGCAGACGGCATTGCGCCCCGACCGACAGCGTGGGGTGAGAGCGTTCGATCATCCCGCGCCTCACCTGCCGGTCCAGGGCTTGAGCTTTCGTGACAAAAAATCGTTGGCGACGGCCAGCTCTCCGATCTTGGCGTGCAGCGATCGCACCGTCTCCTCGTCGACCTCGGCCTTCTTCTTCCTGCCGCGTTCGAAGATGTCCGATGCCCCCTCGAGCAGCGCCTTCTTCCACTGGTGGATCATCGTCGGATGCACGCCGTATTCCGCGGCCAGCTCCGACACGGTGCGCTCGCCCTTCACGGCTTCCAGCGCCACGCGAGCCTTGAAGCCCGCGTCATGGTTCCTGCGTTTCGACATCGTCTGTTCTCCTCGTTCTTGGAGACCAGCAGACGGAAGATCAGAGCTTACGTCACTGTCCGATTTTCGGGGAGGTGCTCACTGGCCTCGCCCTGGTTTTGCCGCGTCTTCGAGGGGCGGCCGCGCATCGTCGTCAGCCGGGGGCGGGTGCATGCCGACCGGCTGCGCCGGCAGGGCATCGGTGTGCAGGAACTCTACAGCAAGCTGCGCCAATGCGGCATCGAGGACCTGGCGCAGGTGAAATTCGCCATCCTCGAGGCGGACGGCGGCATCTCGATCCTGAAGCACGGCGAGCATGGCGGCGAGGGGCTCTATCAGCCGCCGATGCTGCCGGCGCGGGAAATGGCCTGGGCCGAACGTCGATGAGCCAGGGCAAGCCGTCCCGCCAGACGCTGAAGCGCCAATTGCGCAGCGGCCATTCCTTCTGGGCCGAGACGCCGGACATCTCGGTCGCGCCCTTGGCCCAGCCCTCGGCGCGGCGCTGGGACGTGGTGATCGTCGGCACCGGCATTTCCGCCGCACTGCTGGCCGAGCGGCTGACCAGGGCCAGGCGGCGGGTGCTGATCCTCGACCGCCGCCAGCCGGTGCGCGGCTCGTCGCTCGCCTCGACGGCGATGATCCAGCACGAGATCGACGTGCCGCTGTCGCATCTTTCGCGCCGGATCGGCGCGGAGAAGGCGGCGCGGGCCTGGCGCCGCTCGGTCAAGGCGGTCGAGTCGCTTCTGCGCCTGTCGCAGCGCCTCGGCCTCGACTGCCAGATGCAGCGCAAGCGGGCGCTGTATCTGGCCGGGAACGCGCTGGGCCATCGCGCGCTGGAGGCCGAGGCCGAGGCGCGCCAAGCCGCCGGCATCCCGGCCGAATACCTTGGCCGCCAGCAGCTGCTCGACAGCTTCGGCCTCGATCGCACCGGCGCCATCGTCTCGCCCGCCTCGGCCTCGGCCAATCCCGGCCAATTGACGGCGGCGCTGCTGAACCTGGCCCGGGCGCGCGGGGCCGAGATCGCCTCGCCCTTCGAGGTCGCGGATTTCGCCGAGCTTTCGGACGGGGTGGCGCTGGCCTCGACCGCGGGGCAGGTGGTGGCGGCGAGCCACGCGGTCTTCTGCACCGGCTACGAATTCCTGCCGCAGATGCTCACGCCCCGGCATCGCATCATCTCGACCTGGGCCATCGCCTCGCCCGAAGGCGTGCGCCAGCCCGGCTGGCTGAAGGATTTCCTGGTCTGGGAGGCCTCGGACCCCTACCTCTATTTCCGCGCCACGCCCACCGGCCGCATCATCGCCGGCGGCGAGGACCAGGCCAGCGCCACCGCCCACGAAGACTCCGAGAAGCTGCGCCGCAACGCGGCCGAGATCGCCCGCAAGCTGCGCGATCTGACCGGCATCCGCTTTCGCCCGGCCTATGCCTGGGCCGCCGCCTTCGGCGATAGCGACGACGGGTTGCCGATCATCGACCGGGTGCCGGGCTGCCGGCGCACCCATGCGGTGATGGGCTTCGGCGGCAATGGCATCACCTGGTCGGTGATCGCGGCCGAGGTCACCGCCCGGCGCATCGACGGCCGCCCGGATCCCGACGCGGACCTCTACCGCTTCCGCTGACGGAGGCTTGCGCGCCGTGCGGCGGCGCCGCAATCTGGCGCCATGCCAGCAGCGCGCCAGCGAGGGACAAGATGACGCAGCCGGAGCACCCGCAGGGCCAGCCCGCGATCCGCACCACCGCCATGCCGGCCGACACCAACCCGGCCGGCGACATCTTCGGCGGCTGGCTGATGTCGCAGATGGACCTGGCCGCCGGCAATGTCGCGGCCCGCCGCGCGCGCGGGCGCTGCGCCACGGTCGCCGTGGACAGCTTCACCTTCCACCAGCCGGTCAAGGTCGGCGACGAAGTCTCTGTTTTCGCGACCATCCTGCGTGAAGGTCGCAGCTCGATGCAGCTGCATGTCGAGGCCTGGCGCCGCTCGCGCGAGGGCGAGGAGACCCAGTGCGTGACCCGGGCGAGCTTCGTCTTCGTGGCGCTGGACGACGACGGCCGTCCGCGTCCGCTGCCGTCCGCGGATTGACCATTTCCACCCCGCCTGGCGGGCAGCGGACGGGCAGTCCGGAAAATCCGCGGGCCGGGCCCGGCCT
This portion of the Paracoccus sp. N5 genome encodes:
- a CDS encoding membrane dipeptidase produces the protein MIRRIFMGLAVLVVLAAAGVAIWGPGFVERRLNPVTMPEAGWPVSPEAEALHRRLVIGDWHSDALLWDRDLLDRAGRGHVDVPRLALGNVAVQVFTTVTKSPRGQNYSRNSAEAPDNITPLFIGQLRPFSAWFSLKERALVQAAALRRAAERAPEALMLIRSAEDLQVLLEARQNGAHTVGALLGTEGGHPLEGNIANLQVLYGAGFRLVGLTHFFDNELGGSLHGEGGAESGLSDFGREVVAEMMAKRMIVDLAHASPQLVRDVLAIPGTRPILSHTGIHGQCASPRNLPDELVQAIARKGGVIGIGFWADVNCGRTPADIAASIQAAIALVGEDAVSLGSDYDGSVDAPFDVAHLAALTQALMDAGLSDEQIAKVMGGNMMRYLAQVL
- a CDS encoding YetF domain-containing protein; translated protein: MVPAFRHRLFSSFLETSRRKIRAYVTVRFSGRCSLASPWFCRVFEGRPRIVVSRGRVHADRLRRQGIGVQELYSKLRQCGIEDLAQVKFAILEADGGISILKHGEHGGEGLYQPPMLPAREMAWAERR
- a CDS encoding FAD-binding oxidoreductase; translated protein: MSQGKPSRQTLKRQLRSGHSFWAETPDISVAPLAQPSARRWDVVIVGTGISAALLAERLTRARRRVLILDRRQPVRGSSLASTAMIQHEIDVPLSHLSRRIGAEKAARAWRRSVKAVESLLRLSQRLGLDCQMQRKRALYLAGNALGHRALEAEAEARQAAGIPAEYLGRQQLLDSFGLDRTGAIVSPASASANPGQLTAALLNLARARGAEIASPFEVADFAELSDGVALASTAGQVVAASHAVFCTGYEFLPQMLTPRHRIISTWAIASPEGVRQPGWLKDFLVWEASDPYLYFRATPTGRIIAGGEDQASATAHEDSEKLRRNAAEIARKLRDLTGIRFRPAYAWAAAFGDSDDGLPIIDRVPGCRRTHAVMGFGGNGITWSVIAAEVTARRIDGRPDPDADLYRFR
- a CDS encoding acyl-CoA thioesterase — translated: MTQPEHPQGQPAIRTTAMPADTNPAGDIFGGWLMSQMDLAAGNVAARRARGRCATVAVDSFTFHQPVKVGDEVSVFATILREGRSSMQLHVEAWRRSREGEETQCVTRASFVFVALDDDGRPRPLPSAD